The Conexivisphaera calida genome includes a region encoding these proteins:
- a CDS encoding acyl-CoA mutase large subunit family protein — MPGIVAGYWGRKLGELEGGEEGKGRRGEPPDYVRWREEILEPWERATGVRSRGARTPSGVELREVYVPGDAGDPGMPGEYPYVRGVYPNMYRGRPWTMRMFSGYGTPEQTNRRLRYLVSHGETGLSLAFDMPTLYGYDPDHELAEGVVGVDGVSVSTLRDMEVIFRGIDVSRVSTSMTINAPAQVLLAMYVALADSRGVPRAALSGTTQTDMLKEFIAQKEFVYPPEVHMRLIRDMMEFCTREMPKWNWISVSGYHIREAGATALQEAAFTLADGFQYVEMGIEAGMDVDEFAPRISFFFDSGINLLEEVAKFRAARRVWATAMREKYGARDERSLRLRFHAQTSGYTLTWQQPLVNIVRTALEALAAVLGGTQSLHTNAYDEAYAVPTAAAAKLALRTQQVIMDETGVADAVDPLGGSYYVEWLTDRMEEGIYRYLDEIERIGGVLEGIRKGYFQREIARSAYERELRLRRGEEVMVGVNRYREPEGRGSIRFLRVDPSRTREAQVRRLEEVRRNRDGRRVREALSRYRDALERDENVMPHLIEAVKAHATLQEIMDVGRELYGRWREPEILRIL, encoded by the coding sequence ATGCCCGGGATCGTCGCCGGCTACTGGGGTCGGAAGCTCGGGGAGCTGGAGGGTGGGGAGGAGGGAAAGGGGAGGAGGGGCGAGCCGCCCGACTACGTCAGGTGGAGGGAGGAGATCCTTGAACCGTGGGAGCGCGCGACGGGGGTGCGCTCCAGGGGCGCCAGGACCCCGTCCGGGGTCGAGCTCAGGGAGGTGTACGTCCCGGGGGACGCGGGTGATCCCGGGATGCCGGGGGAATACCCGTACGTCCGCGGCGTGTACCCCAACATGTACAGGGGGAGGCCGTGGACCATGCGCATGTTCTCCGGTTACGGGACGCCGGAGCAGACGAACAGGAGGCTCAGGTACCTCGTGTCCCATGGGGAGACCGGCCTCAGCCTCGCGTTCGACATGCCGACCCTCTACGGGTACGACCCGGACCACGAGCTGGCGGAGGGGGTGGTGGGGGTGGACGGCGTCAGCGTGAGCACGCTGAGGGACATGGAGGTGATCTTCAGGGGGATCGACGTCTCGAGGGTGAGCACTTCCATGACGATCAACGCGCCGGCGCAGGTTCTGCTTGCCATGTACGTGGCGCTCGCCGACTCGAGGGGGGTGCCGCGCGCCGCGCTCTCCGGGACCACGCAGACCGACATGCTGAAGGAGTTCATAGCGCAGAAGGAGTTCGTCTACCCGCCCGAGGTCCACATGCGGCTCATACGCGACATGATGGAGTTCTGCACGCGCGAGATGCCGAAGTGGAACTGGATCAGCGTCTCCGGCTACCACATAAGGGAGGCGGGAGCGACCGCGCTACAGGAGGCGGCCTTCACGCTGGCGGACGGATTCCAGTACGTGGAGATGGGGATCGAGGCGGGGATGGACGTGGACGAGTTCGCCCCCAGGATCTCCTTCTTCTTCGACTCCGGGATCAACCTTCTGGAGGAGGTGGCGAAGTTCCGCGCCGCGCGCCGCGTCTGGGCCACCGCCATGAGGGAGAAGTACGGCGCCAGGGACGAGAGGAGCCTGCGGCTCAGGTTCCACGCCCAGACGTCGGGGTACACGCTCACGTGGCAGCAGCCCCTCGTCAACATAGTCAGGACGGCGCTCGAGGCCCTCGCGGCCGTCCTGGGGGGAACGCAGAGCCTCCACACTAACGCATACGACGAGGCGTACGCCGTCCCGACCGCTGCCGCCGCCAAGCTGGCGCTCAGGACCCAGCAGGTGATCATGGACGAGACCGGGGTGGCGGACGCGGTGGACCCGCTGGGCGGATCCTACTACGTGGAGTGGCTGACGGACCGCATGGAGGAGGGAATCTACAGGTACCTGGACGAGATAGAGAGGATCGGCGGGGTCCTCGAGGGAATAAGGAAGGGCTACTTCCAGCGCGAGATAGCCAGGTCCGCCTACGAGAGGGAGCTCAGGCTCAGGAGGGGCGAGGAGGTCATGGTGGGGGTCAACAGGTACCGCGAGCCCGAGGGGAGGGGATCGATAAGGTTCCTCAGGGTGGATCCATCCAGGACGAGGGAGGCGCAGGTCAGGAGGCTCGAGGAGGTCCGCAGGAACAGGGATGGCCGGAGGGTGAGGGAGGCGCTCTCCCGCTACAGGGACGCGCTGGAGCGCGACGAGAACGTGATGCCGCACCTGATAGAGGCGGTCAAGGCGCACGCGACGCTGCAGGAGATAATGGACGTGGGAAGGGAGCTCTACGGGAGGTGGAGGGAGCCTGAGATCCTCAGGATCCTATGA
- a CDS encoding cobalamin B12-binding domain-containing protein, whose product MFGSRPPRVLLAKPGLDGHDRAIYVLAQALRDAGMEVLYAGLFTPPEEIVEIAIAEDVDVIGLSLLNGQHMTSFPKVIRILRERGRDDIAVVGGGTIPPRDRRALEEMGITGNFGPGTPLDEIVEHIRARALEARRRKISSI is encoded by the coding sequence GTGTTCGGCTCCAGGCCGCCCAGGGTGCTGCTGGCCAAGCCCGGGCTGGACGGCCACGACCGCGCGATATACGTGCTGGCGCAGGCCCTCAGGGACGCCGGCATGGAGGTGCTCTACGCGGGCCTCTTCACCCCACCGGAGGAGATAGTGGAGATAGCGATCGCGGAGGACGTGGACGTGATAGGGCTGAGCCTCCTGAACGGCCAGCACATGACAAGCTTCCCTAAGGTGATCAGGATCCTGAGGGAGAGGGGGAGGGACGATATAGCGGTAGTGGGCGGGGGGACGATACCGCCCCGCGACAGGAGGGCGCTGGAGGAGATGGGGATAACCGGGAACTTCGGACCAGGGACCCCCCTCGACGAGATAGTCGAGCACATCAGGGCGAGGGCGCTGGAGGCCAGGAGGAGGAAGATTTCGTCGATTTGA